The Mesoplodon densirostris isolate mMesDen1 chromosome 17, mMesDen1 primary haplotype, whole genome shotgun sequence genome contains the following window.
ATATATTTTTGTGGGCAAAGATGGGATAATTAGagttttatcattatatatatatatttttttctgtttacatgaacttttattttttccagctttattgagacatataACGtatattgacatataacattgtgtaagcttaaggtgtacaacatgatgatttgatacacgtgTAATTgcgaaatgattaccataataaggttagttaacacttccatcaccttacataattaccatttcttcttttttgggggtTATAACACTTAAGTTATACTCTTggtaactttcaagtatataataaggtattgttaactatagttactATGccgtacattagatccccagaacttattcatcttcaatctggaagtttgtatcctttgaccatcTTTCCATTTTCACCAGTCCctgcccctggcaatcaccattctagtctctatttctatgagtttggtgttttaagattatatatatatatatctaatatatgtgtatattttctttatccatttatccattgatggacagtttggttatttccatgtcttggctattgtaaatgttgCTGCAATGGATATGGGGTTGCAGATACCTCTTCAAGATACTGACttcatttccttcaaatatacattcagaaatggaattactggattacatgatagttcaatttttaattttttgaggcatcGCCATACTATTTTCCGTattagctgtatcaatttacattcccaccaacagtgcacagggttcccttttcccagcATTCGTGCCAACACTTATCTCTTGTctgatgataaccattctaacaggtgtaggatgatatctcattgtgattttgatatgcatttccctgatgattagtgatgctgagcatcttttcatgtgcctgttggccatttgtatgtcttctttagaaaaatgtctattttttaaatcagatttttgtgtgtgctgttgagttgtatgaattccttatatatttcaaatattaacctcttatcaaatagatggtttgcaaatactttttccaTCTACATTCTGTAGATtacctttcattttgttgattgtttcctttgctgtgcagaagctttttagtttgatgtagtcccactggcttatttttgcttttgttgcctgtacttCCTGTGTCATCCAAAAATCATTGTCAAGACCAGTGTCAAGCAGCTTTCTCCctatttttttctaggagtttttcgGTTTCAGATATTACAATTAATTTATTTCCTGTTAGTTTCTGTGAACGGTATAaaataagggtccaatttcattctttagcATGTGAATATctggttttcccaacaccatttactgaagagactataCTTTCCTAATATGTATTCTTGGCTCCCATGTCAAATAATAGGTGACTATATATTTGTGAGTTTccttctgggctcttgattctcttgcattggtctatgtgtctgtattCATGCTAGTATCATACTATTTAGagtactatagctttgtaataaaatttgaaatcagaaagtgtgatacctccagttttgctcttctttctcaagattgctttgactatgcggggtcttttgtggttctgtacACATTTGTCAATTgttttttctattgctttggaaaatgccattggaattttaatagggattgcactgaatctatagatgactttgggtaatgtgaacattttaacaatattaattcttctaatccatgaacactggatatcttttcatttagaatttgtgtcttctttaatttctttcatcagtctcttgtaattttcagtatacagatctttaacctccttggttaaatctatttctaagtactttattgttttaaaataggattattttctttctttttcaggtagtttgttgttagtgtatagaaatgcaaataatttttgtatgttgattttgtatccacaactttactgaattcttttATTGGTTATAAGCTTTTTGGTggattctttagaattttctctatACAAGATCTTATCATCTACAAACAGAGAAAATgtcattatatttaatatattttttcatctacCTTCTAGGAGTGATTCTTCCTGttaataaatgtgttttataAGCTTGAGAAATATACCGGCCATTCGGATGTTGGCTATCTCAATCCACGAGGGTTGACCTTTTTATGAACCATATTCAACCAGAGTATAAAACTCAGTTATTTTATTAGAAGTGTTTCCACTGTACCTGTCTCTTCTTGCAATTCTTTCCAGCCACAAAGTCCCTTCGTTCTTATCATCTTTGCCCCAGGCTTCATCCAGCCCAGTGCTTCCCTGCCCCTTCCTCTTTCGTAACACAGAGTAACTCCTTTCCCCCAATTCACCTAACTCCTCTCTACTCTACCCCACACACTTGTTTAAAAAACCCTGGGCACCTCTACTGAACCAAAGCACTAATCAATGAAGCCAGTCTCTCCctgtagagcagtggttctcaactggtgGTGATTTGgcccccaggagacatttggcaatgtctggagacattttttttttttttttttttttttttgcggtacgcgggcctctcactgctgtggcctctcccgttgcggagcacaggctccggacgacgtgcaggctcagcggccatggctcacgggcccagccgctctgcggcatgtgggatcttcccaggccggggcacgaacccgtgtcctgtgcatcggcaggcggactctcaaccactgtgccaccagggaagccctggaaacatttttgattgtcacagctACAAGGGTGCTACTAgtatctagtgggtggaggccagggatgctgctaaatatcctacaatgcacaagacaaTCTCTtatgacaaagaattatccagcccagaTTGTCAATAGTATACCTGTTGGGAAATCCTACTGTAAGGAAATTCTTATATTACCTTCAGTAATCATTGGTGTTTTCTACTCTGCTCCTATTAATGTTTTATTACTTCTGTGCattaagttatatattttatacccaTACGTACACCAGTCAATAAGCAATTGTTGAATACCAGATACGTGTCAGGCAGAGTTAGGCACTCCTAAGTTGCTCATAGTTCTATGAGGAAGACAGACACTATAATACCTCGTGATTGAAGGGGCTATGATTACATAAAGAAAAggtacctgggcttccctggtggatcagtggttaagaatacgcctgccaatgcaggggacacggttcgagccctgatccgggaagatcccatatgccgcagagcaactaagcctgtgagccacaactactgagcctgtgctctagagcccacgagccacaactactgagcccgcatgccacaactactgaagcccacgtgcctagagcgtatgctccacaacaagagaagccaccgcaatgagaagcccgcacaccacaatgaagagtagcccctgctcgctgcaactagggaaaggccacgcacagcaaggaagactcaacacagccaataaataaataaattaattttttaaaaaaagaaggggtACCTAATGTAGCCCAGGATGATCTGCAAAGATATTTTGAAGGGTTCTGAGAAGGAAGAGGCCTGAATTGAGCCTGGAAGAATACGTAGGAGAAAGCCAggcaaagaaagggagagaagcacGTTTCTCATAAAGGGAAAAATATGGGTTAAGACACATGGTTAGAGAAGAGGGCAGCAGCAAGTCCTGAGGATGTCAATGTGCTGGCAACGATCAGACGGCCCTTAAGCTGGCAACTGGGAGTCCTTGAAGGAGAAGCTAATTGGGTAGAATGATAAGATTTAATTTTAGAAAGGTCATACAATTTCTGAAATCTGGCTGAGAGCTAATGAGGGCCTGAACTAAAGTGGAAATGAGGATGAGTAAGAGGGGCCAAGTGGAGTGATATTGAGGAGACAGAACGGACAGGACTGGGGATGGGGTGGACATGGAGGTAAGAGATGCGGAAGTCCAGCATGACCCCCAAATTTCAGGTGTGGTACCATTTACAAGTCAGGGGAGGCAAGGGGAAGTTTGTGGGATGAGATAGAAAGTCAATTTTGGACGTCTCTTTGTGTCATACAAATGTTTTCGTTTATAAAAGTAGTATACATGTCTCTTACCAAAAAATTGTAGACGAGAGAGAAGTATGAAATGTCCATTCAACCAGTGTTAAACTTTGGATGGAGTTTCATTtcgttttgttttggctgtgctgtgtggcttgcaggatctcagttccctgaccagggactgaaccccggCCACATCAGTGAAAGCCTgcaatcctaaccactaggccaccagggaactcccatttTTTGGGAGGGAGTGGAGTTTTTTCCAATTTGTTCTATGTGGaaaattatgcattttaaaaatacaatcagtgggatgaattgggagattgggattgacgtatacacacaaatatatatatatgataggtaactaatgagaacctgctgtagagcacagggaactccactttgctgtacagtagaaagtaacataacattgtaaaacaactatacccaattaaaaaaaatgcttatggtttcctttgctgtgcaaaacacatatatatggaatttaagaaaaaaaaatgtcatgaagaacctaggggtaagacaggaataaagacacagacctactagagaatggacttgaggatatggggagggggaagggtaaactgggacaaagtgagagagtggcgtggacataggtacactaccaaacgtaaaatagatagctagtgggaagcagccacatagcacaggtgcttggtgctttgtgaccacctagaggggtgggatagggagggtgggagggagggagacgcaagagggaagagatatgggaacatatgtatatgtataactgattcactttgttatacagcagaaactaacacaccattgtaaagcaattatactccaataaagatgtaaaaataaataaataaataaataaataaaaatgcaatcaCAAATTTGGGTGCTTTATAgatgtttttttccccactttgtaatatatttttaaacatctctcTGTGTCATTGAAcatccttttacatttttattgactGCACAATATCTCACTCTATGGAAGAACCGTAATTTACCCCACCATCCCTAGTTTAGATTGCTTCGAGATTCTCATTTCTAGCAAATCATGTGTAATGCCATCACAGGTTGAGTCCTCCAGAAACTGACAGAAATGCCGcttgaaacataaaatatttattagggaTTGACCCCAGGGAAGTGAAGAGGGAAGGAACAGCAATGGGCCAGGGAGAAGCTCAACTATGACAGGCTGACTGCTTCAACAGACCTCATCTCTACAGAAAGGGCGCATCAGAGTTGTCCTGAATTGGGTGGAAATGACTGGGCTTTTATAACCTCAAGTCATCCAGTCACCAGACAAGGGCTGCTCTGGCAGGGGCATGGCCTCAGGTGAGGCTGCACTCTGTGGCTGAGGTAGACTTCCAAAGGGAGGTTTGGCCAGTGCATCTCTGTGTCCACTGCAGATGCTCATTGTGTGCATATATCTTCACTCatatccttaggataaattcccagaagtaggattgctgcaGTAGAACGTgggcattttaaaaacttttaatatttattgcaaAATTATCTTCCAGAAAGATGGGTCACTTTCTCCTACCAACAGTTCAGTTCATCACTAATATATAAGAACATGACAATTgtactgttttatgtatttaaatattgaaAGGCACCTCAAattcttttggaaaataaataatatctgtgatgttttgtttttgtgaattTCATTTTTAACTCCTAAGGCAGGTTACCTTTCTCTATAGAGCTGTATAAATCTTTCCAAAAGGATAAAACACTCTAATGACCGATGGTAAGACACAAAGAACTGGATTTGGGTCTTGTGAGTTGCAAATCTGCAACACTGAAGAGAGAGAAATGGCTGGTGCTTGAGCTGACTTGAAACAGAATTTGCAGTACCCTATAGCTCTTTTCCTGTGAGTATttgagcaaataaatgaaattccCACTTATTAGGAAAAATCCATATTTGACACACTACTGTTAGAGAGAGATGAACGAGAAATAACcaccatttattaagtgcctgctCCATGCCAAGCAATGCCCTTGGCTTTTACATACACcatcacatttaattctcacaagaacCCTTTGAAGTAGTTATCATCGCCacatttttcaggtgaggaaattgaagctcacaGAATCTGGTAACTTGGTAACCTTAGTCATACAGGTTCCCAAGCCTGTGCACTTCTTGCCATCCTGGGCTGCTGCCCCCAAAGCTGTAAGTCAAGTGACACAGCAGTAGCTTTAAAtggtatagtatatatatatatatatatatatatatatatatatatatatataacaactgTAGTAACAGTAACTCTCATGAAGCTTGCAGAATGTCTGTCTTTCTACTGGGTTGGCAGTCCATAGGATTCActgtctaaaatttaaaaatttttgtaacaCTTATGATACCCAGCACATTACACATACAATgtgctcactaaatatttaatagaacAGGTCTTGAATAGCCAGAAAGAAATTTCTTCCTAGTTTCGTTTATCCTTTCATCCTCATTTTGGGTTTGTCCTGATCATGGTGTCATCAGGAGGCAAAGAGATGATCCAGTCAACGGTTTCCCACTTTAGCAGGAACAACTGTGAGCTCTTCTAAACAGACCCACTGATTACAGACAACGCCAGTGAAAAAAGGGTTGGATGGAAATAAACATAACAAATTCCTCTAGAAGTCACCCCAATCGGGAAAGATGCTGGTGAAATCTTTATTCAGAAGTGTAAATGAGTTTAATCTAGCCTTTAGATCTAACTTCTAGGTAACAGGAAATAGTGAGGGAAGAGAACTATGTTGAAGACACCACAGAGAAGCCATAAGACAAATCTAGAAGTCTGCCTAGTTTCTTTTTAAGAAGATAATGTCATTCTAAAAACGGGGAGGGGGTAgagtgggagagaaggaggaggctATtctaggctaaaaaaaaaaaaaagaggtaaccgAATGCAATGTGTGGTTATTGTTTGAGTTCTGGTCTAAGTCAGCTGTAAAAGACATTTTGGAATCCATTGGAGGAATCTGAATCTGGACTGGGCATATATTAATACCAAGTAATTAAGGTTAGCTTTAGTTAGGTGTGAAAATGGTAATATGGTTATGTAGAAAAGCGTTCTTTCAAGAACGAGATGTAGAGAggaaatatctattttttaaaaaatttattttatttatttatttttgtctgcgttgggtcttctttgccgcgcgcgggctttctctagttgtggcgagcgggggctactcttggttacggtgcacaggcttctcattgtggtggcttctcttgttgcggagcacagggtctaggcgcgcgggcttcagtagttgtggcacacgggcttagttgctccatggcatgtgggatcttcccggaccagggctcaaacccgtgtcccctgcattggcaggcgggctcccaaccactgcgccaccagggaagccctgaaatatctATCTTTAAGTgggaaatatgtatattttcagCAGAAAATGTGATGAGGTAAATAAGGCAAAACTAGGTTTTAGCTATCCATTATACTAGTCTCTCTGCTCTTTAACGTCGTTTTGCATCAAAAAGAGGatcaaccaggaaaaaaaaaaaaaaaagggatggcTTCCTTTACCGGAGTAAGAACCGATCTTTATCTTCTTCCAACAGTGACAACATCAACGTGTGGCCCGGATAGGGCTTCAGGAGCATGAAGCGAGATTCCAGGGAGCCTAGACAGACGAGCAGGTTCCTTTCCGGAGATCTGATTTCTGTGGGAAAAGAACCCGCGTAAGGCAACCCTTGAGCCTCCGACCCTCCAGTCCTGCGCACCTACCCAGGCGCCCTGCGGATGGTGAATAACCCGCCACCTTACTGATCCCTAAGTGTTCCCAGACCACGCAGGGTGGCGGGTGTGACGCTCAGGGTGAGGGCGGGAGAATGCTGGGTTTCCCTCCTCTCCGACCCTTCGCGGAGGGATGGGGCCTGGGTGGCAGGTATCTTCCGCCTCACCCACCTGGAAGCGAAGCGGAGAGGGGCTGGCCCAGGCTGGGGCAAATGGGCCGCACCTGCCAAGGCCACTACCCTCACCTGCCGCCAGGAGAGCTCTGGCCGCGGCAGGGGGCGGAGACCCGGGAGTGCGGACGTCCTCACCTGGCGGCGGGGCGGGCGCGCAGCGAACTCCGCCGGAGAGGGAGCGGCGCGCTGCGAAGTCGGGCCGCAGGTGAGGGCGGCGGGCCGGGCCGCGCTCCACCGCGGGGGACGTTTCTTGGCTGGGAAAGGTGCAGTTGTGAGCAGCTATTCCTGGTATGTCAGGCGGGCCGGGCGGCCGCGAGCCCTGAGGGCGCCGCTTCCCGGGGCCCCGGCAGAGGGAAGGCGGCCAGGCGGCCGGAGGCGGGAAGGATGCAGACAGGATGCGGGCGCGGGGGCACATCTCCTCCGGGCGGGGCCGCGGTCCGGCGGGCGGCGCGGGAGCGGGTGCGTGGCCCGGGCCACGGCCTCCTGGCGGACGGTGGCATCCCCTGCGCCAGACTGTCCGACCACAAAGGCCGCTGCGGCCGGGAGCCCCCGAGCGCGGCTGCGGGTAGGGTGGGGAGGACGGAAGCGGCGGCTGGGCGGCCGGGGGTGGGCGGCGGGGGTGCGCGGGGCGGGGCATTCCGGGAGGGCGGCGGCCGCGCAGCCACTTTTGAAGTCCAAACAGTCCTCGGGGCCGGTGCCGCGCGCCGCCTCTGGTAGCCCTCTCCGCCTCCCGCGCTCTGCCTGGGTCTCCGCGGCGTTTTCAGGAGTTTAGAGAAAGCCCCGGCTTCAAGTTCTCGTGGGTTCGAAACTTTACCAAACTGCAGGGCGCAACAAAGGGTCAGAGAGCCCGGGCGTCTTGCAGCCGGAGAGAGGCCGGAGCAGCGGGCCGGACGCGCGCGGCACTCCCGCCTTTCCGCACACCCActatgtctctctctccccctctccccctagTTCTGGAAGTGATGGAGGAGGCGGAGGCCGACTGCGCCCTCGCGTTCGCCGAGGCCCAGAGATGGGTGGAGGTGAGTGCCTTTACTCCTCTTCCCTCCGCACGAGTTGGCGGCCTCGCGGCCGCTCCCGCCACTCTGCTTTCAGCCGCCTCCCGGACCTTAGCTGTCGCAGCGCCTCAGCCTGGTTCGCTCAGCAGTTTGGGGGACTTGAAAGTTCTGCGCCTCCTAGGATTTAACGTCCAGCGAAGCTTAGcgctgccccccgcccccgacGGTCTCGCTGGCTTCCCCGGAGCTCCTCTGCCAGGACAGAGTCGAGAGCTTGGCCCCGCGGGTTTGGGGACCGCGCATCTCTGTGGACCAACCCACGTCCGCGCCAGGACGCCTGGGATGTCCCTGCTGGGCAGAGACGGCCCAGGGTCCTCGGGAGCGTTTCTTTGGGGGTGTCTAGAAGTGGAAATGCCTGAAACATACCTGCTTGGGCAGCGTATTGTGTGTTTTGTGGGAGGGCAGATGGAGGAGGTTATAGACACCTGTGGCGCACCTGGAGAGATGCTTTCTCCGAGGCAGCTTCCGGAGCCCAGGGTGTGTGAGTCAAGGCGCGTACGTTTTCCAAAGTCGGCATTGATAAGACTAAGACATCCTGAAATCACTCACTCAAGGGTTGTTAGTTTCCCAGCTGTGCCTCAGGGAGGAGATCTTCCGTTCCCCTCTTTGCCGTTAAAAAGGAGATGGTCTCTTGGAAGTTCCTTGATCAACGCATTCGTGTTACGTTTGTCTGTAGAAAGTTAACACCAGGACTTCTAGCCGTTTTATTATTGGATGAAAAAGATGACTTTTATAATGATGCTAAAGAAGTCTTCCGAGCAGATGTGAATCAGGAACCAAAAGTATTGCCTTTACCAGCCTTGCAGTCATTTAAGGGTTATTGATGCCACGTGCTGGCCTACTCAacgtatttaaaaattcaaattaggATTAAAGGTTATTCCATGGAAAAACAATACATTCAAGAATCCCAAAGCAAACAGTACTTTAAAACAATTCATTTCTCCTTAAAGAAGTAAATTATGTATgtggaaaaaaagataaactttaCATGTTATGTTTTTCACGCTAAAGGAAAGTGAATGTATCATTACCCACTAGAGAGTGGCGGGAGATGGAGATGGGGGTGTCTAAGAAATTAGCTTTGCCGTCTTTTTGTACTGAAACTTGAGCTGGCTTGAAGGTGACTTAGAACGGggtgagggggtgaggggagggcgtGGGGAGGTTGGGAGAAGAATAAACACTGTATTCTGAATTGAAATGAGGGTGGAAAAATTCCAGCAATGTAGTTAAGAGACATAACTTCCCCCATTCATAAACCTTGAAAAGTCAAGGCTTCCAAAGGTACTTTTCCATTAGCAGTATGTGTACTGCACAATCTTAGAAATCAAACTTACCCTTCTGTGTTTGAATGttgagatggagagagggagaagggaagaaatatggggataCTTTTTTGGCCATACAGGGCTCCTGTGTGGGGTTTGTATCTGCAAGTTCTGTATTTGCTTCAGGGAATCTGTGAATATGGATGATTTTACATCCTTTCCATTTTCAGTATACAGATTTTTGAAATCTAaacatctttgtgtgtgtgtgatagctTGCTTATAATTGGAGACTCCTGTGAGAAATTTGTATCTAATAAACTCTGGGGAGGTGCGTTGTGATAAAACGCACCTGTGTGCACGGTAAATGCGCTCATCTTCCCACCACCGTCCCACTCCACCTAAAAGTGTGTGTCAGCAATGATTTGGCAACTCTGTAAAGTGCTTTGTTCATCATTAGCAGAAAGCCAAATCTTCCTAAAGGCTTTGCCACATCATTTTAATATGGTGAACtcttatgaaattaaaattaagtgaCTT
Protein-coding sequences here:
- the LOC132477339 gene encoding proline-rich protein HaeIII subfamily 1-like — encoded protein: MPRPAHPRRPPPAAQPPLPSSPPYPQPRSGAPGRSGLCGRTVWRRGCHRPPGGRGPGHAPAPAPPAGPRPRPEEMCPRARILSASFPPPAAWPPSLCRGPGKRRPQGSRPPGPPDIPGIAAHNCTFPSQETSPAVERGPARRPHLRPDFAARRSLSGGVRCAPAPPPEIRSPERNLLVCLGSLESRFMLLKPYPGHTLMLSLLEEDKDRFLLR